AGAAACCACCTGTGAGCTTCCCGCTTTACTCTAATTCCACTACATGCTGCTTGAAAATGCCTCTGTTCCTGAAAGGAATGCAGGAATGATGctccctgctgctgctgggggccCATCTGAACAGCAGGCCCTTGTTAGAAGTGCCTGCTGCGGTCATTCTCACCCCCACGGGCACTGCCCCCGCCCACCGCTGGTGGCTGCCAAGGCCCATCAATGGGTCTTGTGTCCATCCAGCTCCAATGGTGGGACCCAGCAGACACTGGCAGGCCGAGGGCTCCCTCCTGCCGTCACAAAGTCACAATCCCCACAGACAGAGGTTTCTCACGCTCAGATTCCTGACACCAATCTCCTAGCAGTGTAGATCATGTCCTTGCAGGTTATGAAGCTGGAGAGTCCCGGGTCCTCCATGACCACAGGGGGAGATGCTGTCATAGGTCCCCCATCACGGTTCTTAAGcttcatccttttaaaatgatCTTGAGAGCTTTAAGTTCATCCTGGTTGAGGGGGTTCAGGTTAAAACCCTTCAACTCTGGTTTGCCTAAGGGGAGAAAACAATCCATCAGCAAGTCGGGCCTCCTGttgtccttcctcctgctggccCTGGAGTCAGGCCCAGGAAGGGGTTTTTGCGGCATCCATGCTGCCAAACACTTAGCCTTAGGGTCTAACAGGAAGGGCCTCGAGTTCTGCAGTGTATTGGACAAAGCACACAGTCCCCAAGAACCTGCAGAGTCACGACTGCTGCTCACAAACCTACTGATTGCTGCCACACCTGCGACCGGTCTGCAGAGGTTAGGGTCACCCAGAAGTTCAGCTCTGACCTTGACCATCTGACCTGAGGCCCTCTGAGTCCCCTCAGTCAGAGCTGTTCTGGTTCCTGTACCATGCCCTAGGATAGAACGTAAGACACCCGAGGCTGTTCCTCTTACGGCAGAAGACAACTTGACACAGGAGTAACACCCCACAAACCTCTGTCCATTCCATCTCTGGGCAGCTATGACCACCACCCTGCCCACAGCCTCCGGGTGGCTCATGCGCCACCCAGGCCCTCGCCCACCCACCTGGGAGAGGCTTCCCACCCGTGCTCTGTAAGTCCATGTGGGCGGTTCTCTCCCCTCCCGGTTTCCAGTTCCATCCAGGCCCATACCTTGGGCCTCAAAGAGGCGGTTAACCTTCACTTTAAGTTGTTTCCGgagtttctctatttctttatccaGATGATCCTGATCTGAAAAAGATGAGGTGGGCAGAGGATGGGGTTATACTACAGACACACTGACCCAGAGGCAGCTGGGGATGTCAGCTTTTCTCCAGCCTCCTTGAAAGCAAGGGCTCCTGGCATTTGGGAAGAAGGGGACCTCAGAGACCAACTGAGGAAGGAACTAAAGAGCTAGAGGAGGGAGGTGATTTGCCCAAGACAGCTAAGAGAGCCCAGGACAGGAAGGACCCACCTCTCTGTCCACTGACCTGTTTTCATTATGCAAAGTACCTTTGGCTGTTCGGGGGTAGGGAAGGCAACATCTGGACAGTAGGTCCCCCACCCACTGTGAAATTACAGAATACTGAAACATGAGACCAGAATGAAGAACCTAGACCCAGCCCATCCCAGACGGTTGGAAAATGTGTGGCTAAGGAATCTCACAAACCCAAGTCCATCAAGGTGAGCAGTTTTTAAACAACATGACCGTGGTAACATGTGACCTAAACAATCAATGGGCAAGCCTGATGCTCAGGCTTAACCTATTCACCGTGAACAGAAAAGATTATCTTGCCAAGATGGATGCGCCTGAATGCAAACTGCACTGTGAGAAGTAGAGGCTACAAAGCTTGGTGATGCAACTGCCTAATGTCACCTGACTCCACCTGCTCACGATGACATGCTGGCTAGTCTATCCTCCCCACAGATTTTCGCTCTTTCTGATGGGGCGAACACCAGAGCAGCCAAGCCCTCTAGCCTGAGCAATGGTTCTGGCGCTCATGGTAAATGAGCAACCCTGGTCTCTTATGAGCTTGTTGAGCTCCCATCAACCCCCGAGAACCAGTGGTGATAATGTCCCAGAACCCTTCTAGGTATGGTGCCAAGACCACACTTGTGGGCCCAGACAGCTGAGGATCAAATCCTGAACCCAGGCCAGTGACCCCTCTGAAAGCTCAGCCTGAGTGGCCTCCCCACCACTCAAGTGCAATGACAACTCTTAATTTTATAACCGTAATAGTAGTGTGTATTTTCCAATAGGAATCTGGCAAGTTCTCTAAGTTGATACAGTCTCctttgctaaaattttatttcaacaagGATAGAGAAATTCTGCCTTCAGGGACAGAGGCCACCTTGCTGGTCCTTTGGCACATATATTTTCAAGGGTAGGGGAAGAGAAAACATGCataatctttcctttttccagCCAAGGACGCATCTGCACCTTAACCTTTTGCCTTTATGATGGTTCTCCAAAGAGCCTCCAGGATCACAGTTGTGAAGATTTGAGTAACATGCTGAGTGCCCAGGCTGTGGCAGACCCTAGAGGCTCGCTCTCCCCAAACCTCCATTTTCAGTGCAGTCTCTACGGCAGGGCTGTGAAACAGAAAAGCGCACTGTGCCAGGCTCCCTTGCAGctacaggggtggggggcacatgACGCAGTTCTCGCTAATGAGATGTGAGAAGTCTGAGGAGAACAGCAATATTTCTAAACAGAAGGCAAGGCCATAAATGGAGAAAGCAAGCCCTCTGCCATTCCTGCAGGCTGGCCTATGGACATGAGGCCTGAGATGATGACACAGCCCCTCCAAGAATACATGAGGGTGACCTTGCTGAGTGTCAGTGCCCGTCCTAGACGGCCCACCTGTGAACAACTGACGAGAAAAACAGAACCAGATTTCCCAAACCTCCATTTATTGGGTTTTTCTGTATTTGTGGCCCAGCTCGTTCCTCACTGATAAACAAGCACTAAGCTATGTACACAGAGTTTTATCTGTGCTCTGGGGATGCATCCCCTccttcagagatgaggaaataagACTGGCAGAGCAGGGATTAAAACCCACACCCGTCTGAGCCCTGTAATGCAGCTGCCTCTCATTAGATGGCCCAAAGCCTGACTCAGTTCTGGGTTAAGACCGAGGCTGGCAGGGGAGACGTGTCCCTGACGCATCCCCAGAAGGCCTTACCTTTCTCAATCATTTCCTTCGTTTGAGAATGAGGCATCTTGATAAACATGTTCCCGAAGCAAACCATCACATCTTCTGAAATGGCAAATGGTCACtctgtcaacaaatatttttgaacaccTATTCTCTGCCAGGCTTTGCTTTAGATGCTGAGAACACAGCAGAACGAGACAAAGTTTCTGCCCTCATCGGGCTTATGATATAGTGGaggagaaggaataaataagcaaagataCAATTTGTGAGACCCTGATAAGGCTAAGTactctggagaaaaataaagcagggtcaGAGGGATTGCCTCACTGATTATGTGACATTTGGGCAGAGATCTGAAGAAAGCGAGGCATGAACCCTGCAGACATCTGAGGAAAGAGTGAGCtaggcaaaggaaacaggaaCAGCAAAGACCAGTAATTTGCTTGGGGTCTTAGGAACAGCAAGCAGACCAGTG
The window above is part of the Lutra lutra chromosome 9, mLutLut1.2, whole genome shotgun sequence genome. Proteins encoded here:
- the PDRG1 gene encoding p53 and DNA damage-regulated protein 1; translated protein: MLSPEAERVLRYLVEVEELAEEVLADKRQIVDLDTKRNQNREGLRALQKDLSLSEDVMVCFGNMFIKMPHSQTKEMIEKDQDHLDKEIEKLRKQLKVKVNRLFEAQGKPELKGFNLNPLNQDELKALKIILKG